Proteins encoded by one window of Arabidopsis thaliana chromosome 2, partial sequence:
- a CDS encoding NHL domain-containing protein (NHL domain-containing protein; FUNCTIONS IN: molecular_function unknown; INVOLVED IN: biological_process unknown; LOCATED IN: plasma membrane; EXPRESSED IN: 26 plant structures; EXPRESSED DURING: 15 growth stages; CONTAINS InterPro DOMAIN/s: Six-bladed beta-propeller, TolB-like (InterPro:IPR011042); BEST Arabidopsis thaliana protein match is: Calcium-dependent phosphotriesterase superfamily protein (TAIR:AT2G16760.1); Has 137 Blast hits to 137 proteins in 39 species: Archae - 0; Bacteria - 57; Metazoa - 0; Fungi - 0; Plants - 76; Viruses - 0; Other Eukaryotes - 4 (source: NCBI BLink).) — MKANMSSSSSTRYRSFFVFPILFAVLFLGLLIPSSADNRHVINFRSPGLYPEGLTWDPRDQHFLVGSLHSRTIHSVSDAGVIETLISDLDLPENSTILGLAVDSTNRRLLACIQSLPPLPPFSALASYDLRSGGRRVFLSPLPSLPGDDEDIARDVANDVAVDFKGNAYVTNSAKNFIWKVDRDGAASIFSKSPLFNSQPVAADADASFRDCGLNGIVYISKGYLLVVQSNTGKVFKVDEDSGNARLVLLNGDLIAADGMTRRRRDGTVMVVSQKKLWLLKSQDSWSEGVVYDEIDLDIEGFPTAVTVAGRDRIYVLYGRVMEGIMGSSYKEEGAREWFGIEEVWSEKEGGEDKIWLYVLIGFGFAYFCFWRFQMKKLITNMDKKIT, encoded by the coding sequence ATGAAAGCGAACatgtcgtcgtcgtcttccACTCGATACAGAtccttcttcgtcttcccAATTCTCTTCGCCGTCTTGTTCCTGGGACTTCTGATTCCCTCCTCCGCCGATAACCGCCACGTTATCAACTTCCGATCGCCGGGACTCTACCCGGAGGGACTAACCTGGGATCCAAGGGACCAGCATTTTCTAGTCGGTTCTCTCCACAGCCGCACAATTCATTCCGTCTCCGACGCTGGAGTCatcgaaaccctaatctccGATCTCGATCTACCGGAGAACTCCACTATCCTCGGTCTCGCCGTTGACTCTACTAATCGCCGTCTCCTTGCCTGTATCCAGAGTTTGCCGCCTCTCCCTCCCTTCAGTGCCCTAGCCTCCTACGATCTCCGCAGCGGAGGCCGTCGTGTATTCCTCTCTCCTCTCCCGTCTCTTCCCGGAGACGACGAAGACATCGCTCGTGATGTCGCCAATGACGTGGCGGTTGATTTCAAAGGCAACGCTTACGTCACCAACTCAGCCAAAAACTTCATCTGGAAAGTCGATCGCGACGGCGCAGCTTCGATCTTCTCCAAATCGCCGTTGTTCAATTCGCAGCCTGTGGCGGCAGACGCGGACGCAAGTTTCCGCGATTGCGGCTTGAACGGGATCGTGTACATCAGCAAAGGCTATCTCCTGGTGGTGCAGAGCAACACAGGGAAGGTATTCAAAGTTGACGAAGATAGCGGGAATGCGAGGCTGGTGTTGTTAAACGGTGATCTGATTGCGGCGGACGGGATGACGAGGAGACGGAGAGACGGCACAGTCATGGTGGTGTCACAGAAGAAGCTTTGGTTACTCAAAAGCCAAGATAGCTGGAGCGAAGGAGTTGTTTACGACGAAATTGACCTCGACATCGAGGGCTTTCCGACCGCGGTGACGGTTGCGGGACGGGATAGGATATATGTGTTGTATGGGAGAGTGATGGAGGGGATAATGGGAAGTAgttacaaagaagaaggagcgAGGGAATGGTTTGGTATAGAAGAGGTTTGGTCGGAGAAGGAAGGTGGTGAAGATAAGATTTGGTTGTATGTGTTGATTGGATTTGGCTTCGCTTACTTCTGTTTCTGGAGAtttcagatgaagaagctCATCACAAACATGGACAAGAAGATCACTTAG
- a CDS encoding DNA-binding storekeeper protein-related transcriptional regulator (DNA-binding storekeeper protein-related transcriptional regulator; CONTAINS InterPro DOMAIN/s: Protein of unknown function DUF573 (InterPro:IPR007592); BEST Arabidopsis thaliana protein match is: DNA-binding storekeeper protein-related transcriptional regulator (TAIR:AT1G55950.1); Has 264 Blast hits to 262 proteins in 14 species: Archae - 0; Bacteria - 0; Metazoa - 0; Fungi - 5; Plants - 259; Viruses - 0; Other Eukaryotes - 0 (source: NCBI BLink).), whose product MKGITKKLLVSRSLKRLTAKKNRRKIHRETNKRLKPEEDPSMVKRRQDSDSDSLEKEVSVVVTKTSDDEMVSTDTKKNYFQRIWSDDDEIVLLQGMVDFENDKGKSPYDDMTGFIDTVKNFISFQANQHQFTTKIRRLKDKFLKKWNNGVDENSLVNAHDRKCFQLSKVIWEPTTKVEEVGDWFVNSYLVGSIARLGVSEDVMKQSWSMVPIETKKEVEEKFKLLKDEESENLRLKTSFLQKVNSMIIEATN is encoded by the coding sequence atgaaaggaataacaaaaaaacttttggtCTCCCGCTCTCTCAAACGTCTGACGGCCAAGAAAAACCGGAGGAAGATTCATCGAGAGACGAACAAGCGTCTCAAACCGGAGGAAGATCCATCGATGGTGAAGAGGCGTCAAGACTCTGATTCAGATTCGCTGGAGAAGGAGGTTTCAGTTGTTGTAACCAAGACGAGTGATGATGAGATGGTGTCAACAGATaccaaaaagaattattttcaaagaatatggagtgatgatgatgagattgtttTGCTGCAAGGCATGGTTGATTTTGAGAATGATAAAGGGAAGAGTCCTTATGATGATATGACTGGTTTTATTGATACGGTGAAGAACTTCATTAGCTTTCAAGCGAATCAACATCAATTCACAACCAAAATCCGTCGCTTGAAGGACAAGTTCCTCAAGAAATGGAACAATGGTGTAGATGAGAACTCTCTTGTAAATGCTCACGACCGGaaatgttttcaactttccAAAGTAATTTGGGAACCTACAACTAAGGTGGAGGAGGTAGGAGATTGGTTTGTAAATTCTTATCTTGTAGGATCAATTGCGAGGTTAGGGGTGAGTGAAGACGTAATGAAACAGAGTTGGAGCATGGTTCCGATAGAGACGAAGAAGGAGGTCGAAGAGAAGTTCAAGCTGttgaaagatgaagaatctgaaaacCTACGGCTAAAGACAAGTTTTTTGCAAAAGGTCAACTCTATGATCATTGAAGCAACAAATTAG
- a CDS encoding uncharacterized protein (unknown protein; Has 19 Blast hits to 19 proteins in 6 species: Archae - 0; Bacteria - 0; Metazoa - 0; Fungi - 0; Plants - 19; Viruses - 0; Other Eukaryotes - 0 (source: NCBI BLink).): MARSCSIWTPVLISLSPVTGESPKISRRRVILATSIGSPQPLLEAKIKEPQKLQVLDSKDVSRRNTMLYLAAGFLGGINFLNGEAAEARVGRKENRKKALEKLRAKAKESEPNNKSGNQKIEKELEKEEVFPLLPPPLVVEANLLQ; the protein is encoded by the exons ATGGCGAGATCGTGCTCTATCTGGACACCTGTTTTGATCTCACTTTCACCAGTGACCGGAGAATCACCTAAAATTTCACGGCGCCGGGTGATTTTAGCCACAAGTATAGGATCTCCTCAG CCTTTACTTGAAGCAAAGATCAAGGAACCTCAGAAGCTTCAAGTCCTTGATTCCAAAGATGTTTCCAGAAGAAACACTATGCTGTATCTAGCTGCTGGATTTCTTGGAGGGATCAACTTTCTCAATGGTGAAGCCGCAGAAGCTCGAGTAGGGAGAAAGGAGAACAGAAAGAAAGCATTGGAGAAGCTGAGGGCCAAAGCTAAAGAGTCAGAGCCCAACAACAAGTCAGGTAACcaaaagatagagaaagagttagagaaagaagaagtgttTCCTCTACTTCCTCCACCTCTTGTCGTTGAAGCAAACTTGCTACAataa
- the EMB3111 gene encoding Tetratricopeptide repeat (TPR)-like superfamily protein (Tetratricopeptide repeat (TPR)-like superfamily protein; INVOLVED IN: biological_process unknown; LOCATED IN: chloroplast; CONTAINS InterPro DOMAIN/s: Pentatricopeptide repeat (InterPro:IPR002885); BEST Arabidopsis thaliana protein match is: pentatricopeptide (PPR) repeat-containing protein (TAIR:AT2G01360.1); Has 35333 Blast hits to 34131 proteins in 2444 species: Archae - 798; Bacteria - 22429; Metazoa - 974; Fungi - 991; Plants - 531; Viruses - 0; Other Eukaryotes - 9610 (source: NCBI BLink).), whose amino-acid sequence MRFSSIFRNTPIQFSNRRSSVKLLHSLPRLKPTNSKRFSQKPKLVKTQTLPDPSVYTRDIVSNIYNILKYSNWDSAQEQLPHLGVRWDSHIINRVLKAHPPMQKAWLFFNWAAQIKGFKHDHFTYTTMLDIFGEAGRIQSMYSVFHLMKEKGVLIDTVTYTSLIHWVSSSGDVDGAMRLWEEMRDNGCEPTVVSYTAYMKMLFADGRVEEATEVYKEMLRSRVSPNCHTYTVLMEYLVATGKCEEALDIFFKMQEIGVQPDKAACNILIAKALKFGETSFMTRVLVYMKENGVVLRYPIFVEALETLKAAGESDDLLREVNSHISVESLCSSDIDETPTAEVNDTKNSDDSRVISSVLLMKQNLVAVDILLNQMRDRNIKLDSFVVSAIIETNCDRCRTEGASLAFDYSLEMGIHLKKSAYLALIGNFLRSNELPKVIEVVKEMVKAQHSLGCYQGAMLIHRLGFGRRPRLAADVFDLLPDDQKGVAAYTALMDVYISAGSPEKAMKILREMREREIMPSLGTYDVLLSGLEKTSDFQKEVALLRKEKKSLVASARFRENVHVEDKICDLLFATNLL is encoded by the exons ATGCGCTTCTCTAGCATCTTCCGCAATACCCCAATCCAATTCTCCAATCGCCGGAGCTCCGTCAAGCTACTTCACTCTCTTCCTCGTCTAAAACCCACCAACTCCAAGCGATTCTCCCAAAAACCCAAACTTGTGAAAACACAGACCCTACCAGATCCCAGTGTTTACACAAGAGACATTGTATCCAACATCTATAACATCCTCAAGTACTCCAATTGGGACTCTGCTCAAGAACAGCTTCCACATCTCGGCGTCAGATGGGATTCTCACATTATCAACCGTGTCTTGAAAGCACATCCTCCGATGCAGAAAGCTTGGCTCTTTTTCAACTGGGCTGCTCAAATCAAGGGTTTCAAACACGACCACTTCACTTATACCACCATGCTCGATATCTTCGGAGAAGCCGGTCGGATTCAATCCATGTACTCTGTTTTTCACCTTATGAAGGAGAAGGGTGTGTTGATCGATACGGTGACTTATACATCGCTGATTCACTGGGTTTCAAGCTCCGGTGATGTGGATGGAGCAATGAGGTTGTGGGAGGAGATGAGAGATAATGGGTGCGAACCTACCGTTGTGTCGTACACTGCTTACATGAAGATGCTTTTCGCTGATGGGAGGGTGGAAGAAGCCACGGAGGTGTATAAGGAGATGTTACGGTCGCGGGTTTCTCCGAATTGTCACACTTATACTGTATTGATGGAGTATCTTGTCGCCACAG GAAAATGTGAGGAAGCCTTGGACATATTCTTTAAAATGCAAGAAATTGGTGTGCAGCCAGATAAAGCAGCTTGCAATATTCTGATAGCGAAAGCCTTGAAATTTGGGGAAACATCTTTCATGACTCGAGTTCTTGTGTACATGAAAGAAAATGGAGTTGTCCTACGCTATCCTATCTTTGTTGAAGCTTTAGAGACACTGAAAGCTGCAGGCGAAAGTGATGATCTGTTAAGGGAAGTCAACTCGCATATTTCCGTTGAATCGTTGTGCTCCAGTGACATTGATGAGACTCCAACAGCGGAAGTTAATGACACTAAGAATTCAGATGATAGTAGAGTTATCAGCTCCGTTCTCTTGATGAAGCAGAATCTGGTTGCAGTTGACATTTTACTTAACCAGATGAGAGATAGGAACATAAAGCTggattcttttgttgtttcagcAATCATAGAAACAAACTGTGACCGTTGTAGAACAGAGGGGGCTTCGTTGGCTTTTGATTACAGCTTGGAAATGGGAATTCATCTCAAGAAGTCAGCGTATCTCGCGTTAATTGGTAACTTTCTGAGATCAAACGAGCTTCCTAAAGTGATTGAAGTGGTCAAGGAGATGGTGAAAGCCCAACACTCGCTTGGTTGTTACCAAGGAGCTATGTTGATCCACAGGCTCGGGTTTGGGAGAAGACCTCGTTTAGCCGCAGACGTTTTCGACTTACTTCCGGATGATCAAAAGGGTGTAGCTGCTTACACTGCGCTGATGGATGTTTATATCTCAGCAGGGAGTCCAGAGAAAGCAATGAAGATATTACGAGAGATGAGAGAGCGAGAGATAATGCCTTCTTTGGGGACATACGATGTTCTATTGTCTGGCCTTGAGAAAACTAGTGATTTCCAGAAGGAAGTGGCGTTGttgaggaaggagaagaagagtcttgTTGCTTCTGCACGTTTCCGAGAAAATGTTCATGTTGAAGACAAAATATGTGATCTTCTCTTTGCTACAAATCTGTTGTAA